TATCTCCATTAGACACCACTAAAGCCGAAGGAAATTTCTATTTAAAACCTAACGGAGTATTTTATTTAACAACCGGAAAAACGGCTGAAATTTCTACAACTGAAAAATTTAAAAATAACGAAAAAATAGAATATGCAACGCAATCCGGACCAATGTTGGTGATTGATGGCGAGATTCATCCTGATTTTAAGAAAGGGTCAGCTAATTTAAATATTAGAAATGGAGTAGGTATTTTGCCAGATGGGAAAGTAGTATTTGTGCTTTCTAAAAAAGAGATTAATTTCTACGATTTTGCCAATTATTTTAAAAGTTTAGGATGTAAAAATGCGTTGTATCTCGATGGATTTGTATCAAGAGCTTATGTTCCGTCAGAAAATTGGATTCAGACTGATGGAAATTTTGGCGTATTATTTGCAGTAAGTGAGAAAAAGAAAAAGTAAAATAATTAAAGTTAATGTGTTAATCATGTTGGAATTAAACAAGAAAACATTTTTAGAAATAAATTACTTTAATTAATTCTTTTTAAATTCGAATAATATCTAAATACAAGAATATGCAAGATTTGGGAGTAACAAGTGAAGAGAGAACCAGAAAACTAATTCTAGGTTTACTTTTGGATGGAATAGGAATGTTAACTTATTCTGTTTTGGGATTTGCAGAATTTGGAGATATAATTTGGGCTCCAATTGCGGCTTTTATTATGACCAGAATGTATAAAGGTCGAGTAGGGAAAGTGGCAGGTATTTTGACTTTTGTTGAGGAGATATTGCCTTTTACAGATATAATTCCGTCGTTTACACTAACGTGGATTTATACGTATTACTTTCAAAAATCAGACAGAGATATTTAGTTTTTGAAAAGAAATCCGAGTCCCATATTTTTAAGCATTTTCTTTTCGAAATTCCAAAAGAAACGGAATTGCCCAAAAATAGCTCCTATTACCACCAATAAAACCTGATAAATAGGGAAAATAATCAATAAACGGATTAAAGTAAACCAACCGCCAAAGTCTTCTTTGGTAATACCAAGCCATACACAAAAAGGTTTAGACAAATACGCAGATGCCGATCCAGTAATGGCAAAAACGATAAGAATGATAATGGCTTGTAGATTTGAGGTGATTCCCCAACGTTTCTTTAATCTATTCATGCTTTATTTATAACAATTACAAATATAGCAAGATTATCGCATTGGAACGTAACCCGAGAGCTTTTGTTTGTATGTATTTTGAAAATAAATCATATAATTATAAATCAAGTAATTTACTTCATATCCGTAATGAATATCAGGTCGATAATCGATCTGCATTTCATACAAATTTGGGTTATATCTTTGGGGTTGTGAAGCTCTGATATTCCACTCTGTTACGTACAAACGATTTTTGAGTTCGAGGTAAGATAACGAATAATAGTTTCTTGGGAGTGCTGATGAAGTCAACCAGGTACTAAAACCATTGTCGATTATAATAACTTCGTATTCAAGAGAATCATTGGCAATTCGCACAGTATCATTTACAGCAACTTTTGGCGTAGGTACAGGATTTGTTGCGCTAATATTTTTTGATGCAGTAGAACAAGCAATTATCGTAAACAGAAGAACTAATATGGAAAGGCATTTTTTCATGACTTTTATTTTCAATACTTTAAAATTACAACTAAATTTCAAAAGAAGCTGTTAAGATTCTTATAATGTAGTTTTCTGAACTTTAATATTCAATAATAAAAAAGCCATTTGCATAAGCAAACAGCCTTTAATATTTTTATAGTATTCTAAAAGCTCAGTCCCGAAGCTTCGGGATAGCAACTCAGAATCTTAGAATCTTTATTTATTTACTTCCAAACAATTTTCCAATAAATCCGGCTATTCCGCCTTTTGTTTTTGTTACTACAAGAACATCGGCTACGTCTACTTTTCCGTCAGCATTTTGATCTAATCCAAATTGCATTCCGTATTTATTTATCGTATCCATAATTCCTGAAGCTTGTCCGCCGTTTCCGGAAATAGCGCCAATAATATCCGAGATATTGAAACTACTGTCGTTAGGATCTTTGGCTTTGTTTACTAATGAACCTAAAATCTGCGGAATCATGCTTGCTGCAACACCAGAAGAAGCTTCGCTGCTTAATCCAAATTTCTCTCCAAGATTTCCTGTCACTTGTTGTGTTATTTGCTGCACAACCGGATTAGAACTGTCTATCGACGATGTTCCGCTAAATAAACTTGCAAGTTGTTCGCCACCACCTTCTGAAGCAATCTTTTGCAATCCTGCAAAAATTGAAGAACTAGTTTCACTTATTACAGCTTCATTGTGCTCATTTGGGATAGCAGAATTGTTTACTACGGCATCACCTCCGTATTGTTGTACTAATTGCGTTAATTGTTCAAACATGATTTTAAGAATTTAAATTAGACGTCAAATTTACTAAAAAAAGAAAGGTATTTACTACAAAATAATAATAAATACCTCTAAAGTTAATCTATTTTTTAATTACTCGGTTCGACAAATTCGAGAAATTATACAAAACCTTATTTATATGACCTTAAATTAAAGTCAATGTTAAGATTTAGTATTTTGGCACCTTTACTTTGCACCAGGTAGTAATATCTTCAGGATTAAATCCGGGACAATTATTAATGTTCTTTTTAGGAAAAAATAAAACATCATTCTCAAATGTACTTAGGTTGAAATAATAGTTGCTGTAATCTTCTCCATATCTCCAAACATCGCTTGAGCCTTCATTACCAATGGTTTCACTAAAAGTAAAAATAGAAGATTGCTTAGGAATAAAATATTCTTTTTCGATAATAAGCGAAAAAATATTGCCAAAGACAGAGGTACAGCATAAAGCAATTGCAATTGTGAATAGAATCAGGCGAATGATCCACTTGCTTTTAATACTTTTTTTGTTTGTATTCATATTATACTTTAAATGCTTGCGAAAGTATAAAAAAAGAAAGGGATTTACTACAGGTACGCAGTAAATCCCTTTAATCAAATTTAATCTATTGTTTTTTAGCTCAACAAAGTAATAATTTGTGAAGCTAATTCTGTTCCAATTCTGTCTTGTGCTTCTCCAGTTGCAGCTCCAATGTGTGGAGTCAATGAAATTTTAGTATGCATTAAGATCGCCATTTCAGGTTTTGGTTCGCTTTCGAAAACATCTAAACCAGCAAAAGCAACTTTTCCTGAGTCTAAAGCTTTTACTAAAGCAACTTCGTCAATAACACCACCACGAGCACAGTTTACGATTCCAACACCATCTTTCATGATCGCCAATTCTTTTTCTCCAATGATGTAACCATCCTGAGCCGGAACGTGCAATGTAATGAAATCAGCTTCTTTAAATAAAGATTCTAATGATTGAGAAACGATTGTAGTTGTGATAGATTGTCCGTCAAAAAACTCAACTTTTACATCTACTTGCGGAATAAAACTATCAGCAGCGATAACTTTCATTCCTAAACCAAGAGCCATTTTTGCAGTAGCTTGTCCAATACGACCAATACCAACAATACCTAAAGTTTTACCTCTTAATTCAGTTCCATTTGCGTAAGCTTTTTTCAAACCATCAAAGTTTGAATCCCCTTCAAGAGGCATATTTCTGTTAGAATCATGCAAGAAACGAACACCAGAAAACAAGTGACCAAAAACCAATTCAGCAACAGATTCTGATGATGAAGCCGGTGTATTAATTACGTGAATTCCTTTGCTTTTTGCGTACTCAACATCGATATTATCCATACCAACACCACCACGGCCAATAATTTTAAGCCCTGGGCAAGCATCGATAATATCTTTACGTACTTTAGTTGCAGAACGCACTAAAACTACGTCAACATTATTTTCATTCACAAAATTAGCTACTTGTTCCTGAGCTACTTTTGTAGTTATAACTTCAAATCCACCTTTTTCTAAAGCTAGAATTCCACTTTTAGAAATTCCATCATTTGCTAATACTTTCATTTTTGTGATATTTTGTTTATTTGGTTAATCGTTTAATTGATTAAACCAACTATTATTTTTTCTTTTGTTTTGGAGCTAATCCCGCTATTCGTTACAATCTTTTATTTTTTTAAAGAAAAAAAATAAAAGGATTTCCACTTCTATCGGGGCTAGGACTTTAGGATTCAATTCAAGTTTTCGATTAAACAGTTAAACAAATTAACGATTAACCGAAAAAAACTAAACTTTAGTTTCCAAAGCTTTCATTACATCAACCAATACCTGAACACTTTCGATAGGCATAGCGTTGTAAATAGAAGCTCTGTAACCACCAACAGAACGGTGTCCAGGCAATCCTGAAATTCCTGCTTCTTTCCATAAAGCATCAAACGTAGCTGTGTGATCAGCGTTGTTTAATAAGAAAGTAACATTCATTTTAGAACGATCTTCAACCGCTGCAGCACCTTTGAATAATGGGTTTCTGTCGATTTCAGCATAAAGCAAATCAGCTTTTGCGTCGTTTAATTTCTCCACAGCAGCAACTCCGCCTTTAGCTTTGATCCATTGTAAAGTCAATAACGAAACATAAACTGCAAAAACAGGAGGAGTATTGTACATACTTTCTGCTTTAATATGTTTAGCGTAATCTAACATACTTGGAATAGTTCTTCCTGATTTCTCTAGGATTTCTTCTTTAACAACTACCAAAGTAGTTCCTGCAGGACCCATATTTTTTTGAGCTCCGGCGTAGATTAAGTCAAATTTAGAGAAATCTAAATTGCGTGAAAAAATATCAGAACTCATATCGCAAACAACAGGAATATTTGTTGCTGGAAAATCTTTCATTTGAGTTCCAAAAATAGTATTGTTACTAGTGCAGTGAAAATAATCAGCATCACTAGGAATTGTATAACCTTTTGGAATATGGTTGTAATTTTCTTCTTTTGAAGAAGCTACAACAACAGTTTCTCCAAAGTTTTTTGCTTCTTTTATAGCAGCAGTTGCCCAGGTTCCGGAATCTAAATAAGCAGCTTTTCCGCCTTCTTTCAATAAATTATAAGGAGCCATTAAGAATGCTGTACTTGCACCACCTTGTAAAAATAAGGCTTGATATCCTTTTCCTTCAAGGCCTAATAATTCTAAAGCAAGGGATCGAGCTTCGTCCATAACTGCAACGAAATCTTTGCTTCGGTGCGAAATTTCCAGAATAGAAAGTCCTGAATCATTAAAATCTAAAATTGCTTTTGATGCTTTCTCAAAAACTTCTTGAGGTAAGATACTTGGTCCTGCGCTGTAGTTGTGTTTTTTCATGGTTGTTGTTAATAGTCGAAAATTTTAAAGACGCAAATTTCGGCAATAGGAGCTGAAAAAGCGATAAATTATTCGAAATAATTGAACATTTTTTTACTTTGTTGTTAACAAAAACGTTATAGTATCTACGTTATCTGCATAATCCCACAAATGAGGATTTTGGGTTTGCCCAAATGAGGTGCTATTTTTGACTAAATCATTGCTCACGATGCACTGAATTTGTTCAGCATCAGCCTCAAGACGAGTTTGTAAATCTTCGATATTTTCGTAGAATTCATAAAAAACACTCGAAATAGGCGAGGCATAGCTCGAATCTTCTTTAATGGTCAGAAAACCATTGTCTAGTAATTTGAAATTACTCATTAAGAATACAGCTTTATTATAATCATAATTATTAGCGTATTTTTCATAATGAATAACGTCCTGATATTTGAAAATTGCTTCAAAAAAAGCATCAAATGAATAACCTTTTGGAACAAAAAGTTTGGAGACATTACGACATCCTAAACCAAAATATCTAAAAATATCTTCGCCTAAATTTTCTAAATCTTCTTTAGTTTCTTTTCCGTTTAAAACGGCAGCCGAATTTCTGTTTTTTCGAATAATTGAAGGTTTATCTTTAAAGTAATATTCAAAATAACGGGCTGTATTATTGCTTCCAGTGGCAATTACGGTATTGAAATTTTCCAGTTTGCCTTCCTCGAAAGTGATTTTATCCTTTAAGCTTTCATCAACGGCAATTAAATACTTGGCTAAAAACGGTAATAAATGCTGATCGTTTGAAGATGTTTTTATTAAAGCTTTATTTCCTGTAATCAAAACCGATAAGAAATCGTGAAATCCTACTAACGGAATATTGCCGGCCAATATCAAAGCGACTGTTTTTTCTTTTTTGTCTTCCTGAGAAAATTCAGTTGCATATTTTGAAAGCCATTTGTCAATGTTTTCTTCTGTTAAAGCGTCTGCCCATGATTTTATGGCAAAATACACTTGTTCAGGTGTATACCAACCATTATGAGATTGTGATAAATGTATCAGCTTTTCGAAATCATCAAAAAATAAATCGTTATGTAAAACATCCGATTTTTTAATTGTATCCTTTTCAGAGAATTGTTTTAAGAATTTCCCTAATTCAACAAAAACACTTTTTTTTGTTTCTAATGTCATAATGTTTGTTTATGAAGAGTTTTGATTGTAATTTTGCACAAAAATAAGCTATATTAAGTTATAAGACAAAGCAGAATAAAATCTTCGTATTATTATTTCTCAACTTGTAACTTTTAACTCGTAACCAAGAACAAAATGGCAATAATTATAACTGACGAATGCATAAACTGTGGGGCTTGTGAACCGGAATGCCCAAATACAGCAATTTATGAAGGAGCTGACGATTGGAGATATAAAGACGGAACAAGACTTTCTGGAAAAATAATTTTACCTGAC
This genomic window from Flavobacterium sp. 9 contains:
- a CDS encoding acyl-CoA reductase encodes the protein MTLETKKSVFVELGKFLKQFSEKDTIKKSDVLHNDLFFDDFEKLIHLSQSHNGWYTPEQVYFAIKSWADALTEENIDKWLSKYATEFSQEDKKEKTVALILAGNIPLVGFHDFLSVLITGNKALIKTSSNDQHLLPFLAKYLIAVDESLKDKITFEEGKLENFNTVIATGSNNTARYFEYYFKDKPSIIRKNRNSAAVLNGKETKEDLENLGEDIFRYFGLGCRNVSKLFVPKGYSFDAFFEAIFKYQDVIHYEKYANNYDYNKAVFLMSNFKLLDNGFLTIKEDSSYASPISSVFYEFYENIEDLQTRLEADAEQIQCIVSNDLVKNSTSFGQTQNPHLWDYADNVDTITFLLTTK
- a CDS encoding phosphodiester glycosidase family protein — its product is MKLKFGILGLAIVVLAIFVNAKLYTQDQFVVYKVDLKKQDLKLFWKNEAGQNFGSILNLKNWTEKNNLSLSFAMNGGMYKKDNSPQGLYIEKGKVLSPLDTTKAEGNFYLKPNGVFYLTTGKTAEISTTEKFKNNEKIEYATQSGPMLVIDGEIHPDFKKGSANLNIRNGVGILPDGKVVFVLSKKEINFYDFANYFKSLGCKNALYLDGFVSRAYVPSENWIQTDGNFGVLFAVSEKKKK
- the serC gene encoding 3-phosphoserine/phosphohydroxythreonine transaminase — translated: MKKHNYSAGPSILPQEVFEKASKAILDFNDSGLSILEISHRSKDFVAVMDEARSLALELLGLEGKGYQALFLQGGASTAFLMAPYNLLKEGGKAAYLDSGTWATAAIKEAKNFGETVVVASSKEENYNHIPKGYTIPSDADYFHCTSNNTIFGTQMKDFPATNIPVVCDMSSDIFSRNLDFSKFDLIYAGAQKNMGPAGTTLVVVKEEILEKSGRTIPSMLDYAKHIKAESMYNTPPVFAVYVSLLTLQWIKAKGGVAAVEKLNDAKADLLYAEIDRNPLFKGAAAVEDRSKMNVTFLLNNADHTATFDALWKEAGISGLPGHRSVGGYRASIYNAMPIESVQVLVDVMKALETKV
- a CDS encoding DUF6146 family protein — its product is MKKCLSILVLLFTIIACSTASKNISATNPVPTPKVAVNDTVRIANDSLEYEVIIIDNGFSTWLTSSALPRNYYSLSYLELKNRLYVTEWNIRASQPQRYNPNLYEMQIDYRPDIHYGYEVNYLIYNYMIYFQNTYKQKLSGYVPMR
- a CDS encoding D-2-hydroxyacid dehydrogenase, whose product is MKVLANDGISKSGILALEKGGFEVITTKVAQEQVANFVNENNVDVVLVRSATKVRKDIIDACPGLKIIGRGGVGMDNIDVEYAKSKGIHVINTPASSSESVAELVFGHLFSGVRFLHDSNRNMPLEGDSNFDGLKKAYANGTELRGKTLGIVGIGRIGQATAKMALGLGMKVIAADSFIPQVDVKVEFFDGQSITTTIVSQSLESLFKEADFITLHVPAQDGYIIGEKELAIMKDGVGIVNCARGGVIDEVALVKALDSGKVAFAGLDVFESEPKPEMAILMHTKISLTPHIGAATGEAQDRIGTELASQIITLLS
- a CDS encoding DUF937 domain-containing protein, with product MFEQLTQLVQQYGGDAVVNNSAIPNEHNEAVISETSSSIFAGLQKIASEGGGEQLASLFSGTSSIDSSNPVVQQITQQVTGNLGEKFGLSSEASSGVAASMIPQILGSLVNKAKDPNDSSFNISDIIGAISGNGGQASGIMDTINKYGMQFGLDQNADGKVDVADVLVVTKTKGGIAGFIGKLFGSK
- a CDS encoding DUF6787 family protein, whose product is MNRLKKRWGITSNLQAIIILIVFAITGSASAYLSKPFCVWLGITKEDFGGWFTLIRLLIIFPIYQVLLVVIGAIFGQFRFFWNFEKKMLKNMGLGFLFKN